One genomic segment of Nocardioides cavernaquae includes these proteins:
- a CDS encoding glycoside hydrolase domain-containing protein: MRPQNRPRTAFRTLLATTCAAAVAVTTAMAGTSLWQSQDGAINLVASTNPATPGNFTGYGFDQCLAPTQAKMDTWLNSSPFLSVGIYISGNSRACRDQPNLTPTWIASQLAKGWKLLPITLGPQSTCVGRYPRYGASIDPTISNSTTNNRAAARSQGTAEADKAVSVATGLGIVPGSTLYYDLEGWSDYTNATCRESALAFLTAWTNRVKSRGYLSGVYSSAGSGMRILDNARKAGRTDVALPDQIWIARWDGVANTSTSYISEAGWQPHKRIKQYHGGHNETWGGVTINIDRNWLDVGRGSYAAPETHCGGVNLDYTAYPRLVPGTSRPEVRALKCLLREQGYSGIRLTQYYGRGLTTAITSWQKAHGFAASTTWKGPHWRAILAQGSTPVLKVGSAGPAVRRVQRALNAGTFGLPVTGLMDSATRSALTKWQSARGITANAIVTADDWALLQRGR; this comes from the coding sequence ATGCGCCCCCAGAACCGCCCTCGGACGGCCTTCCGGACGCTCCTGGCCACCACCTGTGCGGCCGCTGTCGCCGTCACCACCGCCATGGCGGGCACCTCGCTCTGGCAGTCGCAGGACGGTGCGATCAACCTCGTCGCGAGCACGAACCCGGCGACGCCCGGCAACTTCACCGGCTACGGCTTCGACCAGTGCCTCGCGCCCACCCAGGCCAAGATGGACACGTGGCTGAACAGCTCACCGTTCCTCAGCGTCGGGATCTACATCAGCGGCAACTCGCGCGCCTGCCGGGACCAGCCGAACCTGACCCCGACCTGGATCGCGAGCCAGCTCGCCAAGGGCTGGAAGCTGCTCCCGATCACGCTGGGCCCGCAGTCGACCTGTGTCGGCCGCTACCCCCGCTACGGCGCCTCGATCGATCCCACGATCAGCAACAGCACGACCAACAACCGCGCAGCCGCTCGCAGCCAGGGCACGGCTGAGGCCGACAAGGCGGTCAGCGTCGCGACGGGTCTCGGGATCGTGCCGGGCAGCACGCTCTACTACGACCTCGAGGGCTGGTCGGACTACACCAACGCGACCTGCCGCGAGTCCGCGCTCGCGTTCCTCACGGCGTGGACCAACCGGGTGAAGTCCCGCGGCTACCTCTCCGGCGTCTACTCCAGCGCCGGCTCGGGCATGCGGATCCTCGACAACGCCCGCAAGGCCGGTCGCACGGATGTCGCCCTCCCCGACCAGATCTGGATCGCCCGCTGGGACGGCGTCGCCAACACCTCGACGTCCTACATCAGCGAGGCAGGCTGGCAGCCACACAAGCGGATCAAGCAGTACCACGGCGGGCACAACGAGACCTGGGGCGGTGTCACCATCAACATCGACCGCAACTGGCTCGATGTCGGCCGTGGTTCGTACGCCGCACCCGAGACGCACTGCGGTGGAGTCAACCTCGACTACACGGCGTACCCGCGCCTCGTGCCGGGCACCAGCCGCCCCGAGGTCCGCGCCCTCAAGTGCCTCCTGCGCGAGCAGGGCTACTCCGGCATCCGGCTCACCCAGTACTACGGCCGCGGGCTGACCACGGCGATCACCTCGTGGCAGAAGGCGCACGGGTTCGCCGCGAGCACGACGTGGAAGGGTCCGCACTGGCGCGCGATCCTGGCCCAGGGCAGCACGCCTGTCCTCAAGGTCGGCTCCGCCGGTCCGGCCGTACGCCGCGTCCAGCGCGCGCTGAACGCCGGCACGTTCGGTCTCCCGGTCACCGGCCTGATGGACTCGGCCACCCGGTCCGCCCTCACCAAGTGGCAGTCCGCGCGCGGCATCACGGCCAACGCGATCGTGACCGCCGACGACTGGGCGCTGCTGCAGCGCGGCCGCTGA
- a CDS encoding Ig-like domain-containing protein — protein sequence MAWPLAASGAAATLGAAATGVVLLMPIDGGTQAWIDSPTAGATLMAGSIVVTAHATDPDEIDALTLTVDGERVDDDKAPDRTGLLAFGVFDWMATPGTHTLRVAQVGGSETVSDELVVTVLDPSVPAAPPVVEPTPSATVSATPSASTSPSASPTTSPTPTGSASEIPKPTKPVQPTKPAPSTTAAPPPAPAPVIDSAAFTGPWASDPKLYTFASCPYTVRVEARIRNATQARVAVSGVGSFPMSSSGSTWAATLVSGFDAGQVGTHTVSVTASGPGGTTSKTVGTLTIAPSCPKD from the coding sequence ATGGCCTGGCCCCTCGCTGCATCCGGCGCAGCCGCCACCCTCGGGGCGGCGGCCACCGGCGTTGTCCTGCTGATGCCGATCGACGGTGGCACCCAGGCGTGGATCGATTCACCGACCGCTGGCGCAACGCTGATGGCCGGGAGCATCGTGGTCACCGCACACGCGACCGATCCCGATGAGATCGATGCCTTGACGTTGACTGTCGACGGAGAGCGGGTCGATGACGACAAGGCGCCCGACCGCACCGGACTGCTCGCGTTCGGCGTGTTCGACTGGATGGCAACTCCGGGCACCCACACGCTGCGCGTCGCCCAGGTTGGCGGATCGGAGACCGTCTCGGACGAGCTCGTGGTGACGGTCCTCGATCCGAGCGTGCCCGCAGCTCCCCCGGTGGTCGAGCCGACGCCCAGCGCCACGGTGAGTGCGACGCCATCCGCGAGCACATCGCCGTCGGCGTCTCCGACAACCTCCCCGACGCCCACCGGCTCGGCGAGCGAGATCCCGAAGCCGACGAAGCCGGTCCAGCCAACGAAGCCGGCGCCGAGCACCACGGCTGCCCCGCCTCCAGCGCCTGCCCCGGTCATCGACTCGGCCGCGTTCACCGGCCCGTGGGCCAGTGACCCGAAGCTCTACACGTTCGCGAGCTGTCCCTACACGGTCCGGGTCGAGGCGCGGATCCGGAACGCCACCCAGGCACGGGTCGCGGTCTCGGGGGTCGGATCGTTCCCGATGAGCAGCAGCGGGTCGACCTGGGCAGCGACCCTGGTCTCCGGCTTCGACGCCGGACAGGTCGGCACACACACCGTCAGCGTCACGGCCTCGGGCCCTGGCGGCACCACCAGCAAGACCGTCGGAACACTCACCATCGCCCCTAGCTGCCCGAAGGACTGA